One genomic segment of Carassius carassius chromosome 21, fCarCar2.1, whole genome shotgun sequence includes these proteins:
- the LOC132097678 gene encoding PAK4-inhibitor INKA2-like yields MDSNLRRLKHELDSLWQSDEGLQAQMNSVIGALQELKLLQVQTALEELEFSSKTSQGSSYTGKMLDHINYSSRITHLNQTQNPEKILSQECFKTELTMEPSLFLTSSPAKNRRIPKRVYGGSLSTSSSFSSQEDTTDNSFSSYDIDDSTDWTASLMNHSRNRQPLVLGDNVFADLVGNWLDLPDVGGQVAGEDQNDSSLKETLSESSTSGHSQDLSRKLSLTATIFKRVLRRVRPWHHQESEGMDVCKQPKITCRKPKSDISKPFWVKTRGMKKKTTPTQQEGVTYQGSEGLTDKGWVEIVEKHPSVFDYSSAVWV; encoded by the exons ATGGACAGCAACCTCCGGCGTCTAAAACATGAACTG GATTCTTTGTGGCAGTCGGATGAGGGTCTCCAAGCTCAGATGAATTCTGTTATCGGTGCCCTCCAGGAGCTCAAACTCTTGCAGGTCCAGACTGCGCTGGAGGAGCTGGAGTTCTCCAGTAAAACAAGCCAGGGCTCTTCATACACTGGCAAAATGCTCGATCATATAAACTACAGTTCAAGAATAACCCACCTGAACCAaacacagaatccagaaaaaattcTTTCACAAGAATGTTTCAAGACTGAGCTTACCATGGAACCATCTTTGTTCCTCACTAGTTCTCCAGCAAAGAACCGCCGTATTCCCAAGAGGGTTTACGGAGGAAGTCTAAGCACTTCTTCCTCTTTTTCCTCTCAGGAAGACACAACTGACAACAGTTTCTCCTCATATGATATTGATGACTCCACTGACTGGACAGCCTCATTGATGAACCATAGTAGAAACAGACAGCCATTGGTATTGGGCGACAATGTTTTTGCTGATTTGGTTGGAAACTGGCTGGACTTGCCTGATGTTGGAGGCCAGGTGGCAGGTGAGGATCAGAATGACTCCAGTCTTAAAGAAACGCTTTCAGAGTCATCAACTAGTGGTCACTCTCAAGATCTCTCCAGGAAACTCTCACTAACGGCTACCATCTTCAAGCGGGTCCTACGCCGCGTTCGGCCATGGCACCACCAAGAAAGCGAAGGAATGGATGTCTGTAAACAACCAAAAATCACATGCAGAAAGCCAAAGTCAGATATCAGCAAGCCATTCTGGGTGAAAACAAGAGGAATGAAGAAGAAAACCACACCCACCCAACAAGAGGGCGTGACTTATCAGGGGTCAGAGGGTTTGACTGACAAAGGATGGGTGGAGATTGTAGAGAAACATCCATCTGTGTTTGATTACAGCTCAGCTGTGTGGGTCTAA
- the LOC132097680 gene encoding probable ATP-dependent RNA helicase DDX20 has protein sequence MAASVKGAHELQSRTRTEDVLNNGGVDFSSLLLSKPVLEGLSASGFQRPSPIQLKAIPLGRCGLDLIVQAKSGTGKTCVFTTIALDSLILENTTTQVLVLAPTREIAVQIHAVVMAIGRAMEGLECHVFIGGTPVSQDKLHLKKCHIAIGSPGRIKQLIEMGVLTTSSVRLFVLDEADKLLEDDSSSSFQEQINWIFSSLPVNKQMLALSATYPESLAQYLSRYMREPTFVRLNPTDPGLLGLKQYYKIVPSHSLPHKVFEEKVQSLLELFSKIPFNQALVFSNLHTRAQHLADILSSTGLPAVCISGGLSQDQRLEAMWKLKQYQCRVLISTDLSSRGIDAEKVNLVINLDVPKDWETYMHRIGRAGRFGTLGVAVTYCCHGEEENKMMAIAQKCSLNLIHLPDPIPPGIMEEACDWDVIIEPPSKPTQKIPDIPKPEKKKQAKFEKPTLKPTREPRISTVIPERTTGDESYSGAETKVKKHSTEPGRQKPIQSTTNLKHDSTLTPNEQNHTLPRIPPLSSFKLHARKPMTFSEAMADYENFITEGPGRSVEIIRQYEGFNRSGDAVNGLHNVHDDGEDTVKVYKSYAHEESHSHQDLPPPQEFSELSSEQKTRTVLSDEDSSECEMEEESQSSSSVPAQSSHHTPAPPDRRVSELKKSPLPSARVSQQTSGNKQRPSKPQCQNPDNHHSLSQKHRPASSRKAASAGQKRRKRETDELEEEVAGQDYWSSYRAWVEYYNSYYHRSPYNWMTAFYMNSVYIKEMMKH, from the exons ATGGCGGCATCAGTGAAAGGAGCGCATGAGCTGCAATCCAGAACCCGGACAGAAGATGTTCTAAATAACGGGGGTGTCGACTTCAGCTCGTTACTCCTGTCAAAACCTGTGCTTGAGGGGTTATCTGCCTCTGGCTTTCAGAGACCGTCCCCCATCCAGCTGAAGGCAATCCCGCTGGGAAGATGTGGACTCG ATCTAATTGTTCAAGCCAAGTCTGGCACAGGAAAAACCTGCGTGTTCACCACCATCGCTTTGGACTCTCTTATATTGGAAAACACAACCACACAG GTGCTGGTTCTGGCCCCCACTCGGGAGATTGCGGTGCAGATTCATGCTGTTGTCATGGCAATAGGCCGTGCTATGGAGGGCTTGGAGTGTCACGTGTTCATCGGTGGCACACCTGTCAGTCAAGACAAACTGCACCTGAAAAAATGCCACATTGCCATTGGTTCACCAG GTCGTATTAAGCAGCTAATTGAGATGGGAGTCCTGACTACATCCTCCGTTCGCTTGTTTGTCTTGGATGAGGCCGATAAACTGCTGGAGGATGATAGCAGCAGCAGCTTTCAGGAGCAGATCAA CTGGATCTTCTCCTCTTTACcagtaaacaaacaaatgttGGCCCTCTCTGCCACCTACCCAGAATCTTTAGCACAATATCTGTCGAGATACATGAGAGAGCCGACGTTTGTGCGACTGAACCCGACAGACCCTGGACTCCTCG GGCTAAAGCAATACTATAAAATTGTGCCGTCTCATTCATTACCTCATAAAGTCTTTGAGGAGAAGGTTCAGAGTCTCCTTGAACTCTTCAGCAAAATCCCATTTAACCAAGCGCTGGTATTCTCAAACCTCCATACAAG AGCTCAGCACCTGGCTGATATCCTCTCCTCTACAGGTTTACCTGCGGTCTGCATCTCAG GTGGTTTAAGTCAGGATCAGAGGTTAGAGGCGATGTGGAAGCTGAAACAGTATCAGTGTCGAGTTTTAATATCCACTGATCTG AGCTCACGTGGTATTGATGCTGAGAAGGTGAACTTGGTGATTAATTTGGATGTTCCTAAGGACTGGGAGACCTACATGCACCGTATTGGTCGTGCTGGACGATTTG GCACTCTGGGGGTTGCTGTGACCTACTGTTGCCATGGAGAAGAGGAGAACAAAATGATGGCCATCGCTCAGAAATGTTCTCTGAATCTCATTCATTTACCAG ATCCAATCCCTCCAGGGATCATGGAAGAGGCTTGTGACTGGGATGTGATAATTGAACCACCTTCAAAACCCACTCAGAAAATTCCTGACATTCCCAAACCAGAGAAGAAGAAACAAGCGAAATTTGAAAAGCCGACATTGAAACCCACCAGGGAGCCTCGCATCTCGACAGTCATCCCAGAAAGGACAACAGGTGATGAATCCTACAGTGGAGCTGAAACCAAGGTTAAAAAGCACTCAACCGAACCTGGAAGGCAAAAACCAATACAGTCAACTACAAACCTCAAGCATGACTCGACTCTTACTCCAAATGAACAGAATCACACCCTTCCCAGAATTCCTCCACTATCGTCTTTTAAGTTGCATGCGCGGAAACCCATGACTTTCAGTGAGGCTATGGCAGATTATGAGAATTTCATAACAGAAGGTCCGGGAAGATCTGTTGAAATCATTCGCCAATATGAAGGATTCAACAGGAGTGGAGATGCAGTTAATGGATTGCATAATGTTCATGATGATGGGGAAGATACTGTTAAGGTTTATAAATCATATGCTCATGAAGAATCGCACTCCCATCAAGATCTTCCTCCACCACAGGAGTTTTCAGAATTGTCCTCGGAGCAGAAGACTCGTACTGTGTTATCTGATGAAGATTCTTCAGAGTGTGAGATGGAGGAGGAGAGTCAATCCAGCTCTTCTGTCCCCGCTCAGTCTTCACATCACACACCGGCTCCTCCAGACAGAAGAGTCTCAGAATTGAAAAAATCTCCTTTACCTTCAGCCAGAGTATCACAACAGACTAGTGGAAACAAGCAAAGGCCTAGTAAACCTCAATGCCAGAATCCTGATAACCACCACAGCCTCTCCCAGAAACACCGGCCGGCTTCCAGCAGGAAGGCTGCCTCGGCAGGACAGaagaggagaaaaagagagactgATGAACTGGAAGAGGAAGTGGCCGGGCAGGATTATTGGAGTTCATACAGAGCCTGGGTTGAATATTACAATTCATATTATCATCGCTCACCCTATAACTGGATGACTGCGTTTTATATGAATTCTGTCTACATAAAAGAAATGATGAAGCACTAA